In one window of Rhinopithecus roxellana isolate Shanxi Qingling chromosome 15, ASM756505v1, whole genome shotgun sequence DNA:
- the IFT46 gene encoding intraflagellar transport protein 46 homolog isoform X4 has protein sequence MVFEKKKTSQLTPQRGFSENDDDDDDDDSSETDSDSDDDDEEHGAPLEGAYDPADYEHLPVSAEIKGLFQYISRYTPQLIDLDHKLKPFIPDFIPAVGDIDAFLKVPRPDGKPDNLGLLVLDEPSTKQSDPTVLSLWLTENSKQHNITQHMKVKSLEDAEKNPKAIDTWIESISELHHSKPPATVHYTRPMPDIDTLMQEWSPEFEELLGKVSLPTAEIDCSLAEYIDMICAILDIPVYKSRIQSLHLLFSLYSEFKNSQHFKALAEGKKAFTPSSNSTSQAGDMETLTFS, from the exons ATGGTCTTT gagaagaaaaagacctCACAGTTGACACCTCAGCGGGGCTTTAGTGAaaatgatgatgacgatgatgatgatgattcatCTGAAACTGATTCTGattctgatgatgatgatgaagagcATGGAGCCCCTCTGGAAGG GGCCTATGACCCTGCAGATTATGAGCATTTGCCAGTTTCTGCTGAGATTAAGGGACTCTTCCAGTACATCAGTAG GTACACACCTCAGTTGATTGACCTGGACCACAAACTGAAgcctttcattcctgattttatcCCAGCTGTCGGGGATATTGATGCATTCTTAAAG GTCCCACGTCCTGATGGAAAGCCTGACAACCTTGGCCTGTTGGTATTGGATGAACCTTCTACAAAGCAGTCAGACCCTACGGTGCTCTCACTCTGGTTAACAGAGAATTCGAAGCAGCACAACATCACG CAACATATGAAAGTAAAAAGCCTGGAAGATGCAGAAAAGAATCCCAAAGCCATTGACACGTGGATTGAGAGCATCTCTGAATTACACCATTCTAAGCCCCCTGCGACTGTGCACTATACCAG GCCCATGCCCGACATTGACACACTGATGCAGGAATGGTCCCCAGAGTTTGAAGAGCTTTTGGGCAAG GTAAGCCTGCCCACAGCAGAGATTGATTGCAGCCTGGCAGAGTACATTGACATGATCTGCG CCATTCTAGACATCCCTGTCTACAAGAGTCGGATTCAGTCCCTCCATCTGCTGTTTTCCCTCTACTCAGAATTCAAGAACTCCCAG CATTTTAAAGCCCTCGCTGAAGGCAAGAAAGCATTCACTCCTTCATccaactccacctcccaagctgGAGACATGGAGACATTAACCTTCAGCTGA
- the IFT46 gene encoding intraflagellar transport protein 46 homolog isoform X2, which translates to MADNSSDEYEEENNKVLREGMPQVPGHRGKDMDPVPPAPESLKCHQTPSHGLERVGWYRESQKHRKEKKKTSQLTPQRGFSENDDDDDDDDSSETDSDSDDDDEEHGAPLEGAYDPADYEHLPVSAEIKGLFQYISRYTPQLIDLDHKLKPFIPDFIPAVGDIDAFLKVPRPDGKPDNLGLLVLDEPSTKQSDPTVLSLWLTENSKQHNITQHMKVKSLEDAEKNPKAIDTWIESISELHHSKPPATVHYTRPMPDIDTLMQEWSPEFEELLGKVSLPTAEIDCSLAEYIDMICAILDIPVYKSRIQSLHLLFSLYSEFKNSQHFKALAEGKKAFTPSSNSTSQAGDMETLTFS; encoded by the exons ATGGCTGATAACAGCAGTGATGAGTATGAAGAGGAAAATAACAAG GTCCTAAGGGAGGGCATGCCACAGGTTCCAGGCCACAGAGGCAAAGACATGGACCCTGTTCCACCTGCCCCTGAAAGTCTCAAGTGCCACCAGACCCCTTCTCATGGACTTGAGAGGGTGGGATGGTACAGAGAGAGCCAGAAGCACAGAAAG gagaagaaaaagacctCACAGTTGACACCTCAGCGGGGCTTTAGTGAaaatgatgatgacgatgatgatgatgattcatCTGAAACTGATTCTGattctgatgatgatgatgaagagcATGGAGCCCCTCTGGAAGG GGCCTATGACCCTGCAGATTATGAGCATTTGCCAGTTTCTGCTGAGATTAAGGGACTCTTCCAGTACATCAGTAG GTACACACCTCAGTTGATTGACCTGGACCACAAACTGAAgcctttcattcctgattttatcCCAGCTGTCGGGGATATTGATGCATTCTTAAAG GTCCCACGTCCTGATGGAAAGCCTGACAACCTTGGCCTGTTGGTATTGGATGAACCTTCTACAAAGCAGTCAGACCCTACGGTGCTCTCACTCTGGTTAACAGAGAATTCGAAGCAGCACAACATCACG CAACATATGAAAGTAAAAAGCCTGGAAGATGCAGAAAAGAATCCCAAAGCCATTGACACGTGGATTGAGAGCATCTCTGAATTACACCATTCTAAGCCCCCTGCGACTGTGCACTATACCAG GCCCATGCCCGACATTGACACACTGATGCAGGAATGGTCCCCAGAGTTTGAAGAGCTTTTGGGCAAG GTAAGCCTGCCCACAGCAGAGATTGATTGCAGCCTGGCAGAGTACATTGACATGATCTGCG CCATTCTAGACATCCCTGTCTACAAGAGTCGGATTCAGTCCCTCCATCTGCTGTTTTCCCTCTACTCAGAATTCAAGAACTCCCAG CATTTTAAAGCCCTCGCTGAAGGCAAGAAAGCATTCACTCCTTCATccaactccacctcccaagctgGAGACATGGAGACATTAACCTTCAGCTGA
- the IFT46 gene encoding intraflagellar transport protein 46 homolog isoform X3, whose translation MADNSSDEYEEENNKEKKKTSQLTPQRGFSENDDDDDDDDSSETDSDSDDDDEEHGAPLEGAYDPADYEHLPVSAEIKGLFQYISRYTPQLIDLDHKLKPFIPDFIPAVGDIDAFLKVPRPDGKPDNLGLLVLDEPSTKQSDPTVLSLWLTENSKQHNITQHMKVKSLEDAEKNPKAIDTWIESISELHHSKPPATVHYTRPMPDIDTLMQEWSPEFEELLGKVSLPTAEIDCSLAEYIDMICAILDIPVYKSRIQSLHLLFSLYSEFKNSQHFKALAEGKKAFTPSSNSTSQAGDMETLTFS comes from the exons ATGGCTGATAACAGCAGTGATGAGTATGAAGAGGAAAATAACAAG gagaagaaaaagacctCACAGTTGACACCTCAGCGGGGCTTTAGTGAaaatgatgatgacgatgatgatgatgattcatCTGAAACTGATTCTGattctgatgatgatgatgaagagcATGGAGCCCCTCTGGAAGG GGCCTATGACCCTGCAGATTATGAGCATTTGCCAGTTTCTGCTGAGATTAAGGGACTCTTCCAGTACATCAGTAG GTACACACCTCAGTTGATTGACCTGGACCACAAACTGAAgcctttcattcctgattttatcCCAGCTGTCGGGGATATTGATGCATTCTTAAAG GTCCCACGTCCTGATGGAAAGCCTGACAACCTTGGCCTGTTGGTATTGGATGAACCTTCTACAAAGCAGTCAGACCCTACGGTGCTCTCACTCTGGTTAACAGAGAATTCGAAGCAGCACAACATCACG CAACATATGAAAGTAAAAAGCCTGGAAGATGCAGAAAAGAATCCCAAAGCCATTGACACGTGGATTGAGAGCATCTCTGAATTACACCATTCTAAGCCCCCTGCGACTGTGCACTATACCAG GCCCATGCCCGACATTGACACACTGATGCAGGAATGGTCCCCAGAGTTTGAAGAGCTTTTGGGCAAG GTAAGCCTGCCCACAGCAGAGATTGATTGCAGCCTGGCAGAGTACATTGACATGATCTGCG CCATTCTAGACATCCCTGTCTACAAGAGTCGGATTCAGTCCCTCCATCTGCTGTTTTCCCTCTACTCAGAATTCAAGAACTCCCAG CATTTTAAAGCCCTCGCTGAAGGCAAGAAAGCATTCACTCCTTCATccaactccacctcccaagctgGAGACATGGAGACATTAACCTTCAGCTGA
- the IFT46 gene encoding intraflagellar transport protein 46 homolog isoform X1 → MADNSSDEYEEENNKVLREGMPQVPGHRGKDMDPVPPAPESLKCHQTPSHGLERVGWYRESQKHRKFQAAYAGQSCKLSTRFPLYGLSFYACPALSQEKKKTSQLTPQRGFSENDDDDDDDDSSETDSDSDDDDEEHGAPLEGAYDPADYEHLPVSAEIKGLFQYISRYTPQLIDLDHKLKPFIPDFIPAVGDIDAFLKVPRPDGKPDNLGLLVLDEPSTKQSDPTVLSLWLTENSKQHNITQHMKVKSLEDAEKNPKAIDTWIESISELHHSKPPATVHYTRPMPDIDTLMQEWSPEFEELLGKVSLPTAEIDCSLAEYIDMICAILDIPVYKSRIQSLHLLFSLYSEFKNSQHFKALAEGKKAFTPSSNSTSQAGDMETLTFS, encoded by the exons ATGGCTGATAACAGCAGTGATGAGTATGAAGAGGAAAATAACAAG GTCCTAAGGGAGGGCATGCCACAGGTTCCAGGCCACAGAGGCAAAGACATGGACCCTGTTCCACCTGCCCCTGAAAGTCTCAAGTGCCACCAGACCCCTTCTCATGGACTTGAGAGGGTGGGATGGTACAGAGAGAGCCAGAAGCACAGAAAG TTTCAAGCAGCTTACGCTGGGCAGTCTTGCAAATTAAGTACTAGATTTCCTCTCTATGGTCTTT CTTTCTATGCCTGCCCTGCCCTATctcaggagaagaaaaagacctCACAGTTGACACCTCAGCGGGGCTTTAGTGAaaatgatgatgacgatgatgatgatgattcatCTGAAACTGATTCTGattctgatgatgatgatgaagagcATGGAGCCCCTCTGGAAGG GGCCTATGACCCTGCAGATTATGAGCATTTGCCAGTTTCTGCTGAGATTAAGGGACTCTTCCAGTACATCAGTAG GTACACACCTCAGTTGATTGACCTGGACCACAAACTGAAgcctttcattcctgattttatcCCAGCTGTCGGGGATATTGATGCATTCTTAAAG GTCCCACGTCCTGATGGAAAGCCTGACAACCTTGGCCTGTTGGTATTGGATGAACCTTCTACAAAGCAGTCAGACCCTACGGTGCTCTCACTCTGGTTAACAGAGAATTCGAAGCAGCACAACATCACG CAACATATGAAAGTAAAAAGCCTGGAAGATGCAGAAAAGAATCCCAAAGCCATTGACACGTGGATTGAGAGCATCTCTGAATTACACCATTCTAAGCCCCCTGCGACTGTGCACTATACCAG GCCCATGCCCGACATTGACACACTGATGCAGGAATGGTCCCCAGAGTTTGAAGAGCTTTTGGGCAAG GTAAGCCTGCCCACAGCAGAGATTGATTGCAGCCTGGCAGAGTACATTGACATGATCTGCG CCATTCTAGACATCCCTGTCTACAAGAGTCGGATTCAGTCCCTCCATCTGCTGTTTTCCCTCTACTCAGAATTCAAGAACTCCCAG CATTTTAAAGCCCTCGCTGAAGGCAAGAAAGCATTCACTCCTTCATccaactccacctcccaagctgGAGACATGGAGACATTAACCTTCAGCTGA